One stretch of Planctomycetota bacterium DNA includes these proteins:
- a CDS encoding MFS transporter has translation MENEISANRWSILLITLLAAFLMPFMGSSINIALPSIGKEFNLDAILLSWVATAFILSVAVCLIPFGRIADIHGRKRIFILGIIIYTLGSTLAGFSVSAAMLIASRALQGIGSAMFSATALAILTSVFPKEQRGKVLGISVAAVYLGLSLGPPLGGLITQHLDWRAIFLINIPLCLIILVLALWKISGEWTDAKGERFDFIGSVVYGLMLISLMYGFSLLPGIAGAAFIASSVLLSVLFVRREIRIQHPILNIAIFRNNTVFIFSNLAALINYSATFGVGFLLSLYLQYIRGFSPASAGMVLIAQPIIMTAFSPFAGMLSDRIEPRMVSSIGMALTVAGLFLLSFLNGASNLIFIVACLVILGSGFALFSSPNTNAVMSSVDRKTYGIASAMLGTMRLLGQMFSLGVVTLLFALYLGRVEITPEYYPMFLSCMKTAFLVFAIICFVGVFASLARGKVRNNYVCSNSEK, from the coding sequence ATGGAAAATGAAATTTCGGCCAACAGATGGTCTATCCTGCTGATCACCCTTTTAGCGGCATTCCTGATGCCTTTTATGGGCTCGTCCATCAATATTGCCCTGCCTTCTATCGGAAAGGAATTCAATCTCGATGCTATCCTGCTCAGTTGGGTAGCCACGGCCTTTATCCTCTCGGTGGCCGTATGTCTCATTCCATTCGGCCGAATCGCCGACATCCACGGCCGCAAGCGGATATTCATACTCGGGATAATCATTTATACGCTCGGCTCGACCCTGGCCGGATTTTCCGTATCCGCCGCGATGCTCATTGCTTCGCGCGCCCTGCAGGGCATCGGCAGCGCCATGTTTTCGGCCACTGCCCTGGCCATCCTGACCTCGGTATTTCCCAAAGAGCAAAGAGGAAAGGTCCTGGGCATCAGCGTGGCGGCGGTTTATCTTGGGCTTTCGTTAGGCCCGCCCCTGGGCGGGCTTATCACCCAGCATCTCGACTGGCGCGCCATATTCCTGATTAACATACCGCTCTGCCTGATAATCCTGGTCTTGGCGCTCTGGAAAATATCGGGCGAATGGACGGACGCAAAAGGCGAGCGTTTTGATTTTATCGGATCTGTCGTCTATGGTTTGATGCTTATATCGTTGATGTACGGATTCTCGCTCCTGCCCGGAATCGCCGGAGCGGCGTTTATTGCCTCCAGCGTATTATTATCCGTATTATTCGTCAGGCGCGAGATAAGAATCCAGCATCCGATTCTTAACATCGCCATATTCCGAAATAATACCGTCTTTATCTTCTCCAATCTGGCCGCCCTGATAAACTACAGCGCCACCTTTGGCGTGGGTTTTCTCCTGAGTTTATATCTCCAATACATCCGGGGTTTCAGTCCCGCATCGGCCGGAATGGTCCTGATAGCCCAACCCATTATCATGACAGCGTTCTCGCCGTTTGCCGGGATGCTCTCGGACCGGATTGAACCGCGGATGGTCTCGTCAATCGGCATGGCGCTTACCGTGGCCGGACTGTTCCTGCTGTCTTTCCTCAATGGCGCCAGCAACCTGATATTCATCGTCGCCTGCCTGGTTATCCTGGGCTCAGGTTTTGCCTTGTTCTCATCGCCTAATACAAATGCGGTAATGAGTTCGGTGGACCGAAAAACCTACGGCATTGCCTCGGCTATGTTAGGCACGATGCGGCTGCTAGGCCAGATGTTCAGCTTAGGCGTGGTCACCCTGCTTTTTGCCTTATATTTAGGGCGGGTCGAAATCACGCCTGAATATTATCCGAT
- the murD gene encoding UDP-N-acetylmuramoyl-L-alanine--D-glutamate ligase: MNLTANIFKGKRVTVMGLGLFGGGVGVTRWLHKSGAKITVTDIRKPSELQESLQALADLKGISYHLGGHRTKDFTKADLVVVNPAVPPDSPYLALAKKNRVRLETESNLFFQLCLAPIIGVTGSNGKTTTAYLIAEMLKGTKRKIWLGGNVGKDSLLEKTDRIGRNNIVVLELSSFQLEDLSRIRKSPHISVVTNISINHLDRHKTMRNYINAKKSILRHQAKSDYAVLNLDDWEVRQWVKESDGKILYFSRRKHSYGGVFIHNNKFYISANGSRRAICDTSDTRLLGNFNRENISAALAAAGIFNIPTAHLAQVIRTFPGVEHRLEFVAEVNNVRYYNDSIATNPVSTIGAINAVSGNLHLILGGYDKLLPFDELAKTIIRSHRRVKSVILIGATADKIESALLKYGSGCLQDNTVILKAGYLLETVLLAKRIAKTGDTVLLSPACASFDMFRNFAERGALFKKIVKSL; encoded by the coding sequence ATGAATTTAACTGCAAATATATTCAAAGGCAAGCGCGTTACCGTAATGGGCCTGGGGCTCTTCGGCGGAGGCGTGGGCGTCACCCGCTGGCTCCATAAATCCGGCGCCAAAATAACTGTTACAGATATCAGAAAACCATCCGAACTACAAGAATCGCTTCAGGCGCTGGCAGACCTAAAAGGCATCAGCTATCATCTGGGCGGGCATCGGACCAAGGATTTCACCAAGGCGGATTTGGTCGTGGTCAATCCGGCTGTGCCGCCTGATTCGCCTTATCTGGCGCTGGCCAAGAAGAACCGCGTCCGGCTGGAGACGGAAAGCAATCTCTTTTTCCAGCTCTGCCTGGCGCCGATTATCGGCGTGACCGGCAGTAACGGCAAGACCACTACGGCGTATCTGATTGCCGAGATGCTCAAGGGCACAAAGCGGAAAATCTGGCTGGGCGGCAATGTCGGCAAGGATTCACTGCTGGAAAAGACCGACCGGATTGGCAGAAACAATATCGTTGTCCTAGAACTCTCCAGTTTCCAGCTGGAAGACCTCAGTCGCATCCGAAAGTCACCCCATATCAGCGTGGTTACCAATATATCGATTAATCACCTTGACCGGCACAAAACAATGCGCAATTATATTAATGCCAAGAAATCCATCCTGCGCCATCAGGCCAAATCCGATTACGCCGTCCTGAATCTCGATGACTGGGAAGTCCGGCAATGGGTAAAAGAATCAGACGGCAAGATATTATATTTCAGCCGCCGCAAACATTCTTACGGCGGAGTATTTATCCATAATAACAAATTCTATATCTCGGCCAATGGCTCCAGGCGCGCTATCTGCGACACCTCCGATACCAGATTGCTGGGCAATTTTAATCGTGAAAATATCTCAGCCGCCCTGGCTGCGGCCGGAATCTTTAATATACCGACGGCTCATCTGGCCCAGGTCATCAGGACGTTCCCGGGCGTGGAACACCGGCTGGAATTCGTGGCTGAGGTAAACAACGTGAGATATTATAACGATTCGATTGCCACCAATCCGGTCTCGACCATCGGCGCCATCAACGCGGTATCCGGCAATCTTCATCTCATCCTGGGCGGTTATGACAAGCTTCTGCCTTTTGACGAATTAGCCAAGACAATCATTCGCAGTCACCGGCGCGTCAAAAGCGTTATCCTGATAGGCGCCACGGCGGATAAGATTGAAAGTGCCTTATTAAAATACGGCTCTGGCTGTCTTCAGGATAATACAGTTATATTAAAAGCAGGCTATCTTCTGGAAACGGTGCTCTTAGCCAAACGAATCGCCAAGACCGGGGATACGGTTTTGCTGTCACCGGCCTGCGCCAGCTTTGATATGTTTCGTAACTTCGCCGAACGCGGCGCACTATTTAAGAAAATTGTAAAATCCCTGTGA
- a CDS encoding PilZ domain-containing protein, which translates to MGSSSAEKRKFPRVNTHFVVSYCPLERQDALDISQTKNLSIGGMAITTSIQFQTDARLILKVRVPSAREPVEIIGRVIESSPMGKLAVYNTRIEFLAIDEKYRQAIIDTVGHHLKKG; encoded by the coding sequence ATGGGCAGTTCATCGGCCGAAAAAAGGAAGTTCCCCCGCGTCAATACGCACTTTGTGGTATCGTATTGCCCGCTGGAACGCCAGGACGCACTGGATATATCCCAGACCAAGAACTTAAGTATCGGCGGAATGGCCATAACCACCAGTATTCAATTCCAGACCGATGCCAGACTTATCCTAAAGGTCCGGGTGCCCTCGGCGCGCGAACCGGTGGAGATTATCGGACGAGTGATCGAATCATCGCCGATGGGCAAGCTGGCGGTTTATAACACCAGGATTGAATTCCTGGCCATAGATGAAAAGTATCGCCAGGCAATTATAGATACCGTAGGCCATCATCTGAAGAAGGGCTAA
- a CDS encoding PEGA domain-containing protein translates to MRLIGLIILSILLVSCAEHRILITSEPAGAKVTLDGQDKGITPLSVPFTFYGKREVLLEKDGYQTYKSIIPVSAPIFQIFPLDIMMLLIPYPFVDNHSFYFILEKQGKTDIKKSLERMERLKDHLEEKLKEDGAKQDKK, encoded by the coding sequence ATGCGATTAATTGGTTTAATTATTCTATCAATCCTGCTGGTGAGTTGCGCCGAGCACCGGATTCTGATTACCTCAGAACCGGCCGGCGCAAAGGTCACGCTGGACGGACAGGATAAAGGCATTACGCCGCTTTCGGTGCCTTTCACCTTCTACGGCAAGCGCGAAGTGCTGCTGGAAAAAGACGGCTACCAGACCTATAAATCCATCATCCCAGTCAGCGCCCCGATATTCCAGATTTTTCCGCTTGATATTATGATGCTCCTTATCCCTTATCCTTTTGTGGACAACCACTCGTTCTATTTCATCCTGGAAAAACAGGGCAAGACCGATATCAAAAAATCATTAGAAAGAATGGAACGCCTTAAAGACCACTTAGAGGAAAAGCTGAAAGAAGACGGGGCGAAGCAGGACAAGAAATAA